The following are encoded together in the Micromonospora lupini genome:
- a CDS encoding DUF3263 domain-containing protein codes for MPADATPTAPEPSTDARPGELAGGGVPSVPTPRPAPHVESTDGEPDDDGPDDDAAPADETPAAPAAGLTTRERAILAFEQQWWRHAGAKEQAVRDTFGVSSTRYYQLLNGLLDNPAALAADPVLIGRLRRLRSSRARNRRR; via the coding sequence ATGCCCGCCGACGCCACCCCTACCGCTCCCGAGCCGTCCACCGACGCTCGTCCGGGCGAGCTGGCCGGCGGTGGCGTGCCGAGCGTCCCGACCCCCCGACCGGCGCCGCACGTCGAGAGCACCGACGGCGAGCCGGACGACGACGGGCCTGACGACGACGCCGCGCCCGCCGACGAGACGCCCGCCGCGCCGGCGGCCGGCCTGACCACGCGCGAACGGGCCATCCTCGCCTTCGAGCAGCAGTGGTGGCGGCACGCCGGCGCCAAGGAACAGGCCGTCCGGGACACCTTCGGTGTCTCCTCGACCCGCTACTACCAACTGCTCAACGGGCTGCTGGACAATCCGGCCGCGCTGGCCGCCGACCCCGTGCTGATCGGCCGGCTCCGCCGGTTGCGCTCCTCGCGAGCCCGCAACCGCCGCCGCTGA
- a CDS encoding ABC transporter permease subunit: protein MSLFRTELRRLSKRRFSRYMTLLGLLVLAAVVVGVFFTNQKIDATQLAKAERQADQQYQDQVRWSEQERVNCEQAKTAGTPNDGRYPDDCSVISAPSRDQIQAEWFLPSTFDFRKTFDETLIPFAAILALVGFVVGASFVGAEWSTGGMMNLLLWRPKRLTVLLTKLAALLTGVLAVTLPAAVLWFAGFWAVASFRGSTEKMTSGVWQSFVLTGLRGVALVLVLATIGFALASLGRHTAMALGGVVAVMVVGQFGLGILLAMASVKFAEAWLLPTYALAWMTKKVTLEDWDSCNATFSGECKPDTMDITWQQSSVLLSVGIVVILGAALWVMRRRDVS from the coding sequence GTGAGCCTCTTTCGGACGGAGTTGCGCCGGCTGAGCAAGCGGCGCTTCAGCCGCTACATGACGCTGCTCGGCCTGCTGGTGTTGGCCGCGGTCGTGGTCGGTGTCTTCTTCACCAACCAGAAGATCGACGCCACCCAGCTCGCCAAGGCCGAGCGTCAGGCCGACCAGCAGTACCAGGATCAGGTGCGCTGGAGCGAGCAGGAGCGGGTCAACTGCGAGCAGGCCAAGACCGCCGGCACGCCGAACGACGGCCGCTACCCGGACGACTGCTCGGTGATCTCGGCCCCGTCGCGGGACCAGATTCAGGCGGAGTGGTTCCTGCCCTCGACGTTCGACTTCCGGAAGACGTTCGACGAGACGCTCATCCCGTTCGCGGCGATCCTCGCCCTGGTCGGGTTCGTCGTCGGCGCGTCCTTCGTCGGCGCCGAGTGGAGCACCGGCGGCATGATGAACCTGCTGCTGTGGCGGCCGAAGCGGCTCACCGTGCTGCTCACCAAGCTGGCCGCGCTGCTCACCGGCGTGCTGGCGGTGACGCTGCCCGCCGCGGTGCTGTGGTTCGCCGGGTTCTGGGCGGTGGCGAGCTTCCGGGGCAGCACCGAGAAGATGACCTCCGGTGTCTGGCAGTCGTTCGTCCTGACCGGGCTGCGCGGCGTGGCGCTGGTGCTGGTGCTCGCCACCATCGGCTTCGCGCTGGCCTCCCTGGGCCGGCACACCGCGATGGCACTCGGCGGTGTCGTGGCGGTGATGGTGGTCGGCCAGTTCGGCCTGGGCATCCTCCTGGCGATGGCGAGCGTGAAGTTCGCCGAGGCGTGGCTGCTGCCCACGTACGCGCTGGCCTGGATGACCAAGAAGGTGACTCTGGAGGACTGGGACTCCTGCAACGCCACCTTCTCCGGCGAGTGCAAGCCGGACACCATGGACATCACGTGGCAGCAGTCCTCCGTACTGCTCTCCGTCGGGATCGTGGTGATCCTCGGCGCGGCGCTCTGGGTGATGCGTCGACGCGACGTCTCCTGA
- a CDS encoding ATP-binding cassette domain-containing protein: MPAVLEIEGLRKTYKSRRRGTRNALDGFDMRVDAGQVHGFLGPNGSGKTTTLRTLLGLIRPDGGRMTLLGHEVPEALPTVAGQVGAIVESPQFFPHFSARDTLSLLAGAGEVPATRVDEVLELVGLRDRAGERVKTYSLGMKQRLAVASALLKNPTLLILDEPANGLDPGGIREMRTLMRTLAESGMTVLLSSHILGEIQLICDSVTIISLGRRVAFGPVDEVLAQHSSGAVRVRLEAVSDLPAATEALTRAGIRVAGHPDHLMLTGVDKPATVTRLLAEQNLYVSELAPIAVDLESVFLELTATAPVPGQHRQVDESTKVGGTGQPGATGGGWGA, from the coding sequence TTGCCAGCTGTCCTGGAGATCGAAGGTCTACGTAAGACGTACAAGAGTCGTCGACGCGGCACCCGCAACGCGCTCGACGGCTTCGACATGCGGGTCGACGCGGGGCAGGTGCACGGCTTCCTGGGTCCCAACGGGTCCGGCAAGACCACCACGCTGCGTACGCTGCTCGGCCTGATCCGGCCCGACGGCGGTCGGATGACCCTGCTCGGGCACGAGGTTCCCGAGGCGCTGCCCACCGTCGCCGGTCAGGTCGGCGCGATCGTGGAGAGCCCGCAGTTCTTCCCGCACTTCTCGGCACGGGACACGCTGTCCCTGCTGGCCGGGGCCGGCGAGGTGCCCGCCACGCGCGTCGACGAGGTGCTGGAGCTGGTCGGGCTGCGCGACCGGGCCGGCGAGCGCGTCAAGACGTACTCGCTGGGCATGAAGCAGCGGCTCGCCGTCGCGTCCGCCCTGTTGAAGAACCCGACGTTGCTCATCCTCGACGAGCCGGCCAACGGCCTCGACCCGGGCGGCATCCGGGAGATGCGCACGCTGATGCGGACGCTCGCCGAATCCGGGATGACAGTGCTGCTGTCCAGCCACATCCTCGGCGAGATCCAGCTGATCTGCGACTCGGTCACCATCATCTCGCTGGGCCGCCGGGTCGCCTTCGGCCCGGTCGACGAGGTGCTCGCGCAGCACTCGTCCGGCGCGGTCCGGGTCCGCCTGGAGGCGGTCAGCGATCTGCCGGCGGCCACCGAGGCCCTCACCCGGGCCGGGATCCGGGTCGCCGGGCATCCGGACCACCTGATGCTGACCGGCGTCGACAAGCCGGCCACTGTGACCCGGCTGCTCGCCGAGCAGAACCTGTACGTCAGCGAGCTGGCCCCGATCGCGGTCGACCTGGAGAGCGTCTTCCTCGAACTGACCGCCACCGCGCCGGTCCCCGGCCAGCACCGCCAGGTCGACGAGTCCACGAAGGTCGGTGGGACGGGTCAGCCCGGCGCCACCGGAGGAGGGTGGGGCGCGTGA
- a CDS encoding DeoR/GlpR family DNA-binding transcription regulator — MDRYARWNALLEMLTDNGRVSVEAAAERLDVSQATIRRDFDQLAQQQMITRTRGGAVANGVSYDLPLRYKTAKHSAEKQRIGAAAAALVTPGTVVGLNGGTTSTEVARALAVRPDLNTSAEGAQLTVVTNALNIANELLVRSRMKVVVAGGVVRPKSFELVGPLGGALLREVTLDVALLGVDAIDPQLGAAAHHEGEAAMNNLMVARAKRVVIIADSSKLGGHAFARICPVERVETLVTDSGAAPEVVDAFRAAGVQVVCA, encoded by the coding sequence GTGGACCGGTACGCCAGATGGAACGCCCTGCTGGAGATGCTTACCGACAACGGCCGGGTCAGCGTCGAGGCGGCCGCCGAGCGGCTGGACGTCTCCCAGGCCACCATCCGGCGCGACTTCGACCAGCTCGCCCAGCAGCAGATGATCACCAGGACCCGGGGTGGCGCGGTCGCCAACGGCGTCTCGTACGACCTGCCGCTGCGCTACAAGACGGCCAAGCACTCCGCGGAGAAGCAGCGGATCGGCGCCGCCGCCGCGGCGCTCGTCACGCCCGGCACCGTGGTCGGCCTCAACGGTGGCACCACCAGCACGGAGGTGGCACGCGCCCTCGCCGTCCGTCCGGACCTGAACACAAGCGCCGAGGGTGCCCAGCTCACCGTGGTGACCAACGCGCTGAACATCGCCAACGAGCTGCTCGTGCGGTCCCGGATGAAGGTGGTGGTGGCCGGCGGGGTGGTGCGCCCGAAGTCGTTCGAGCTGGTCGGCCCGCTGGGCGGTGCGCTGCTGCGTGAGGTCACCCTGGACGTCGCGTTGCTCGGCGTGGACGCGATCGACCCGCAGCTCGGTGCCGCCGCCCACCACGAGGGCGAGGCGGCCATGAACAACCTGATGGTGGCCCGTGCCAAACGGGTAGTCATCATCGCCGACTCGTCCAAGTTGGGCGGTCACGCCTTCGCGCGGATCTGCCCGGTCGAGCGCGTCGAGACGCTGGTGACCGATTCCGGGGCGGCGCCGGAGGTGGTGGACGCCTTCCGGGCAGCCGGCGTGCAGGTCGTCTGCGCCTGA
- a CDS encoding SIS domain-containing protein, whose amino-acid sequence MAYVDAEIASQPDCWREAAELSGVVRDDLPRPGERVAVVGCGTSWFMAMAYAARREQAGQGETDAFQASEFPAGRRYDRLIAITRSGTTTEVLELLAALRGRTPTTVIVGDPASPAVELATATVAMPFADERSVVQTRFATTALALLRAHLGDPVTALAADAEVAVRSPLPIDPASIGQATFLGRGWTVGLAQEAALKCREAATFWAEAYPAMDYRHGPISIAAPGRLVWAFGELPEGLPEDVAATGAAFVHSRTHGWRTVLGSWSAGRTPVDPMADLILAQRFAVALATSRGLDPDAPRHLSRSVVLA is encoded by the coding sequence ATGGCGTACGTGGACGCGGAGATCGCGAGCCAGCCCGACTGCTGGCGGGAGGCCGCCGAGCTGTCCGGCGTCGTACGCGACGACCTTCCGCGCCCCGGCGAGCGGGTCGCCGTCGTCGGTTGCGGCACGTCGTGGTTCATGGCGATGGCGTACGCCGCCCGCCGCGAACAGGCCGGCCAGGGCGAGACCGACGCGTTCCAGGCGTCCGAGTTCCCCGCCGGCCGCCGCTACGACCGGTTGATCGCGATCACCCGCTCCGGCACCACCACCGAGGTGCTGGAGCTGCTCGCCGCGCTGCGCGGTCGTACGCCCACCACAGTCATCGTCGGTGACCCGGCGTCCCCCGCGGTCGAGCTGGCCACCGCCACCGTGGCCATGCCCTTCGCCGACGAGCGGTCGGTGGTGCAGACCCGCTTCGCGACGACCGCGCTGGCCCTGCTCCGGGCACACCTCGGCGACCCGGTGACCGCGCTCGCCGCCGACGCCGAGGTGGCGGTGCGCTCCCCGCTGCCGATCGACCCGGCAAGCATCGGGCAGGCCACCTTCCTCGGTCGTGGTTGGACTGTCGGCCTCGCCCAGGAGGCCGCGTTGAAGTGCCGCGAGGCGGCCACCTTCTGGGCCGAGGCGTACCCGGCGATGGACTACCGGCACGGTCCCATCTCCATCGCCGCACCCGGCCGGCTGGTCTGGGCGTTCGGCGAGCTGCCCGAGGGGCTGCCCGAGGACGTGGCCGCCACCGGCGCGGCCTTCGTACACAGCCGTACGCACGGCTGGCGCACGGTGCTCGGCAGCTGGTCGGCAGGTCGCACCCCGGTCGATCCGATGGCCGACCTGATCCTGGCCCAGCGCTTCGCGGTCGCGCTCGCGACCAGCCGGGGCCTCGACCCGGACGCGCCCCGACACCTCAGCCGGTCCGTGGTGCTGGCGTGA
- a CDS encoding ROK family protein, with translation MSVSDRDSVDSDRVVVALDVGGTGMKCALVRPDGVAVHTERHATDAARGPTAVVDTILDVAQGLIAKARADDLTPVAIGIAVPGVVDEARGVAVWSANVGFRDVPLRDLAVTRLGLPTALGHDVRVGGLAEARLGAGRDADHVLFVAIGTGIAAAHVVDGVAGVGAHGAAGEIGHIMVRPDGPRCGCGRPGCLEAVASAAAIGRRYAELAGDGRADAASSTPTAKPTPGAAVTAAVVAERAAAGEPLAARVWQEAVDALADGLATGQALFDVSTIVLGGGLAQAGDGLLGPLRAALHERMTFHREPRLVAAALGDEAGCLGAALLALDAAGVRDTDAARVPDHQEER, from the coding sequence GTGAGCGTGAGCGACCGCGACAGCGTGGACTCCGACCGGGTGGTCGTGGCGCTCGACGTAGGCGGCACCGGCATGAAGTGCGCACTGGTCCGGCCGGACGGCGTCGCCGTACACACCGAGCGGCACGCCACCGACGCCGCGCGCGGCCCGACCGCCGTGGTCGACACCATTCTCGACGTGGCGCAGGGGCTGATAGCCAAGGCTCGCGCCGACGATCTCACACCCGTCGCGATCGGCATCGCCGTCCCCGGCGTGGTGGACGAGGCGCGCGGGGTCGCGGTCTGGTCGGCGAACGTGGGCTTCCGGGACGTACCGCTGCGGGACCTGGCAGTGACGCGGCTCGGGCTGCCCACCGCGCTCGGCCACGACGTGCGCGTCGGTGGTCTCGCCGAGGCCCGGCTCGGCGCCGGGCGCGACGCCGACCACGTGCTCTTCGTGGCGATCGGCACCGGCATCGCCGCCGCGCACGTCGTCGACGGCGTGGCCGGAGTCGGCGCGCACGGCGCCGCCGGGGAGATCGGCCACATCATGGTCCGTCCCGACGGCCCGCGCTGCGGTTGCGGACGACCCGGTTGCCTGGAGGCGGTCGCCTCGGCCGCCGCGATCGGCCGCCGCTACGCCGAGCTCGCCGGTGACGGGCGGGCGGACGCGGCGTCCTCGACACCGACCGCGAAGCCGACACCCGGTGCCGCCGTGACGGCCGCCGTGGTGGCCGAGCGGGCGGCCGCCGGTGAACCCCTCGCCGCCCGGGTCTGGCAGGAGGCGGTCGACGCCCTCGCCGACGGCCTGGCCACCGGGCAGGCGTTGTTCGACGTGTCGACGATCGTGCTCGGCGGTGGCCTGGCCCAGGCAGGCGACGGGCTGCTCGGCCCGCTGCGGGCGGCGCTGCACGAGCGGATGACCTTCCACCGGGAGCCGCGGCTGGTCGCGGCGGCCCTCGGCGACGAGGCCGGCTGCCTCGGCGCCGCCCTGCTCGCGTTGGACGCCGCGGGCGTCCGTGACACGGACGCCGCCCGCGTCCCCGACCATCAGGAGGAGCGATGA
- the nagA gene encoding N-acetylglucosamine-6-phosphate deacetylase, with product MTVRVNGRVVTPTGVIRQGCVEWDGDRITAVAEYPSVRDGHWILPGFVDMHTHGGGGHTFTTGDADQARAAAGFHLAHGTTTLLASLVSAPFPVMRSATEAFAPLVDEGVLAGVHFEGPYLSAARCGAQNPEYLRDPSTDELTELIELGRGAIRMVTLAPERDGALEAIKLLTTHRVVAAVGHTDATYEQTRAAIAAGASVGTHLFNGMRPVHHREPGPVVALLDAPTVICELVADGVHLHDGILTFTTATAGPDRAALITDAMAAAGMADGEYELGGQAVTVTDGVARLARDGAIAGSTLTMDAALRHAVHAGIPMADAARMVATTPARAIGLGDRVGALQVGLRADLVVLDDDLNVVRVLRGGSWVE from the coding sequence ATGACCGTACGGGTGAACGGCCGAGTGGTGACCCCGACCGGTGTCATCCGGCAGGGCTGCGTCGAGTGGGACGGCGACCGGATCACAGCCGTGGCCGAATATCCGTCGGTCCGCGACGGGCACTGGATCCTGCCCGGCTTCGTCGACATGCACACCCACGGCGGCGGCGGGCACACCTTCACCACAGGCGACGCCGACCAGGCGCGTGCGGCGGCCGGCTTCCACCTGGCGCACGGCACCACCACGCTGCTGGCCAGCCTGGTCAGCGCGCCCTTTCCGGTGATGCGCTCGGCCACCGAGGCGTTCGCGCCGCTTGTCGACGAGGGCGTGCTGGCGGGCGTCCACTTCGAGGGCCCCTACCTCTCCGCCGCCCGTTGCGGCGCGCAGAACCCGGAGTACCTGCGCGACCCGTCCACGGACGAGCTGACCGAGCTGATCGAGCTGGGTCGCGGCGCGATCCGCATGGTCACCCTCGCCCCGGAACGCGACGGCGCGCTGGAGGCGATCAAGCTGCTCACCACCCACCGCGTGGTGGCGGCCGTAGGCCACACCGACGCCACCTACGAGCAGACCCGCGCGGCGATCGCGGCCGGCGCGAGCGTGGGCACGCACCTGTTCAACGGCATGCGTCCCGTGCACCATCGTGAGCCCGGCCCGGTGGTGGCCCTGCTCGACGCGCCCACAGTGATCTGCGAACTGGTCGCCGACGGGGTGCACCTGCACGACGGCATCCTGACCTTCACCACCGCGACCGCCGGCCCCGACCGGGCCGCGCTGATCACCGACGCGATGGCCGCCGCCGGAATGGCCGACGGTGAGTACGAGTTGGGCGGTCAGGCCGTCACGGTGACCGACGGCGTGGCCCGGCTCGCCCGCGACGGCGCGATCGCCGGCAGCACGCTGACCATGGACGCGGCGCTGCGGCACGCCGTGCACGCAGGGATCCCGATGGCCGACGCCGCCCGGATGGTGGCCACCACCCCGGCCCGCGCCATCGGCCTGGGCGACCGGGTCGGCGCCCTCCAGGTCGGCCTCCGCGCCGACCTGGTCGTGCTCGACGACGACCTCAACGTGGTACGGGTGCTGCGCGGAGGCTCCTGGGTGGAGTGA
- a CDS encoding DUF4032 domain-containing protein, with the protein MLVPVRITSALVDPALLDLPWSTPLEEWPAQHLVALPQGISRHIVRFVRLGDYVYAFKETRERIAEREYDLLRALERIDFPSVEAVAVVADRQTEDGEPLESVLITRHLQFSLPYRALFSHTLRPETMSRLLDALAALIVRMHLTGFFWGDCSLSNTLFRRDAGAFAAYLVDAETGALHNSLSNGQRGEDLEIARVNIFGEALDLQAAGLLHESIDPEVVCEEVVQRYERLWHEITYEQAVEREARHDIEGRIRRLNELGFDVAEVAMSTIDDGRYLVRPKVVDAGYHTRRLLRLTGLDAEENQARKLLNDLDAYRAESDLTDEQQAAHRWLTEVFEPVVRAVPANLRRKLEPQELFAQIIEHKWLLSEQAGRDVGMAPAVQSYLADVLVHRPDEQAVLGVDVPALG; encoded by the coding sequence ATGCTTGTGCCCGTGCGGATCACGTCTGCCCTCGTGGACCCGGCGCTGCTCGACCTGCCCTGGTCGACACCGCTGGAGGAGTGGCCTGCCCAGCACCTGGTGGCCCTGCCGCAGGGCATCTCCCGACACATCGTCCGCTTTGTCCGCTTGGGCGACTACGTGTACGCGTTCAAGGAGACCCGCGAGCGGATCGCCGAGCGGGAGTACGACCTGCTCCGGGCCCTGGAGCGGATCGACTTCCCGTCGGTCGAGGCGGTGGCGGTCGTCGCCGACCGGCAGACCGAGGACGGCGAGCCCCTCGAATCGGTACTGATCACCCGGCACCTGCAGTTCTCGCTGCCGTATCGGGCGCTCTTCTCGCACACTCTGCGACCGGAGACGATGAGCCGGCTGCTCGACGCGCTCGCCGCACTGATCGTGCGGATGCACCTCACGGGCTTCTTCTGGGGCGACTGCTCGCTGTCCAACACGCTGTTCCGCCGGGACGCGGGCGCTTTCGCCGCCTACCTGGTCGATGCGGAGACGGGTGCCCTGCACAACTCGCTCTCCAACGGACAGCGCGGCGAGGACCTGGAGATTGCCCGGGTGAACATCTTCGGCGAGGCGTTGGATCTGCAGGCCGCCGGCCTGCTGCACGAGTCCATCGACCCGGAGGTGGTCTGCGAGGAGGTCGTGCAGCGCTACGAGCGGCTCTGGCACGAGATCACCTACGAGCAGGCGGTCGAGCGGGAGGCCCGGCACGACATCGAGGGCCGCATCCGTCGGCTCAACGAGCTGGGCTTCGACGTGGCCGAGGTCGCCATGTCGACGATCGACGACGGGCGCTACCTGGTGCGGCCGAAGGTGGTCGACGCCGGCTACCACACCCGGCGGCTACTGCGGCTGACCGGTCTCGATGCCGAGGAGAACCAGGCCCGCAAGCTGCTCAACGACCTGGACGCGTACCGGGCGGAGAGCGACCTGACCGACGAGCAGCAGGCGGCGCACCGCTGGCTCACCGAGGTCTTCGAGCCGGTGGTCCGGGCCGTGCCCGCGAACCTGCGCCGCAAGCTGGAGCCGCAGGAGCTGTTCGCGCAGATCATCGAGCACAAGTGGCTGCTCTCCGAGCAGGCCGGCCGGGACGTCGGGATGGCCCCCGCCGTACAGTCGTACCTGGCCGACGTGCTTGTCCACCGCCCCGACGAGCAGGCCGTACTCGGCGTCGACGTCCCCGCCCTGGGCTGA
- a CDS encoding phosphatase PAP2 family protein — translation MRLRPVRPAGWWFDALLLVGLVGLTVALAADQLFGLDRAVADWADGHRPTAAYWVARVFNLLGQGTPLTLIAAGLGVLLAVRLRSVRPILPPVVGFVLTYLTIGPLKVWTARAAPSASSKEPFLPPEETLPLFHDDLPVRFAQSYPSGHVANAIVWYGVIALLLAPLARSFGRHLPARLVTVIRIVPPLVVLTTTTYLGWHWLTDSVAGLLLGLLLDRLLHRVPWDDVPLPGRLRAWDRPFTSYP, via the coding sequence CTGCGGCTACGGCCCGTCCGCCCGGCCGGTTGGTGGTTCGACGCCCTCCTGCTGGTCGGACTTGTCGGATTGACCGTGGCGCTCGCCGCCGACCAGCTCTTCGGGCTGGACCGGGCCGTCGCCGACTGGGCCGACGGGCACCGGCCGACGGCCGCCTACTGGGTGGCCCGGGTGTTCAACCTGCTCGGCCAGGGCACCCCGCTGACGTTGATCGCCGCCGGGCTGGGCGTGCTGCTGGCCGTCCGGCTGCGGTCGGTGCGGCCGATCCTGCCGCCGGTGGTCGGGTTCGTGCTGACCTACCTGACCATCGGTCCGCTCAAGGTCTGGACCGCGCGGGCGGCACCGAGCGCCAGCAGCAAGGAGCCGTTCCTGCCGCCCGAGGAGACCCTGCCGCTTTTCCACGACGACCTGCCGGTGCGGTTCGCCCAGTCCTACCCGTCGGGGCATGTGGCCAACGCCATCGTCTGGTACGGCGTCATCGCGCTGCTGCTGGCCCCGCTGGCCCGCAGCTTCGGCCGCCACCTGCCGGCCCGGCTGGTCACCGTGATCCGCATCGTGCCGCCGCTTGTCGTCCTCACCACCACCACCTACCTGGGCTGGCACTGGCTCACCGACTCGGTGGCCGGGCTGCTGCTGGGCCTACTGCTGGACCGGCTGCTGCACCGGGTGCCCTGGGACGACGTGCCGCTCCCCGGCCGGCTGCGCGCCTGGGACCGGCCGTTCACCTCGTACCCCTAG
- a CDS encoding APC family permease produces the protein MDRLARRLGVPDAVVIGLGSMLGAGVFVVFGPAAAAAGGAGLLPALVLAGVVAFCNATSSARLAARYPESGGTYVYGRERLGPLAGFVAGWGFVVGKTASCAAMALTIGAYLWPGQARLVAAGAVLGVTAVNLRGIGKTATVTKLLVALVLAVLALVAVVGVVGGPVHLDRLGDPGGSARGVLTAAGLLFFAFAGYARIATLGEEVRDPQRTIPRAVPLALGVVLAIYLVLAVITLGVLGADRLAGSAAPLVDVVTVAGLPDLAWVVRAGATIAVVGVLLSLVAGVGRTTLAMARRRDLPGALAAVHQVRQVPHRAELAVAAVVIVVVLLGDVRDAIGFSSCTVLVYYAITNAAALTLGRERERKLPVQVLAGLGLVGCLLLAVNLPLSSVLAGFGVLAAGVAWYALRTARR, from the coding sequence GTGGATCGGCTGGCGCGGCGGCTCGGCGTACCCGATGCGGTTGTCATCGGGTTGGGTTCGATGCTCGGCGCGGGCGTCTTCGTGGTGTTCGGCCCGGCCGCAGCGGCGGCCGGCGGCGCCGGACTGCTGCCCGCGCTGGTGCTTGCCGGTGTCGTAGCCTTCTGCAACGCGACAAGCTCGGCCCGGCTGGCGGCCCGCTACCCGGAATCCGGCGGCACCTACGTCTACGGCCGGGAACGCCTCGGACCGCTGGCCGGCTTCGTGGCCGGCTGGGGTTTCGTGGTCGGCAAGACGGCGAGCTGCGCGGCGATGGCGTTGACAATCGGGGCGTACCTGTGGCCGGGGCAGGCCCGGCTGGTCGCCGCCGGCGCGGTGCTCGGGGTGACAGCTGTGAACCTGCGGGGCATCGGCAAGACCGCTACCGTCACGAAACTGCTTGTGGCGCTGGTGCTCGCGGTGCTGGCCCTGGTCGCGGTCGTCGGCGTGGTGGGCGGGCCTGTGCACCTGGATCGGCTCGGCGACCCCGGTGGCTCCGCCCGGGGTGTCCTCACGGCCGCCGGGCTGCTGTTCTTCGCGTTCGCCGGGTACGCGCGGATCGCCACGCTCGGCGAGGAGGTCCGCGACCCGCAGCGGACCATTCCCCGCGCGGTGCCGCTGGCCCTCGGGGTGGTGCTCGCGATCTACCTGGTGCTGGCCGTGATCACGCTCGGCGTGCTCGGCGCCGACCGGCTGGCCGGTTCCGCAGCGCCCCTGGTCGACGTGGTGACCGTCGCCGGGCTGCCCGACCTGGCCTGGGTGGTCCGCGCCGGGGCCACGATCGCCGTCGTCGGGGTGCTGCTGTCCCTCGTCGCCGGGGTCGGCCGGACCACCCTCGCGATGGCCCGTCGCCGCGACCTCCCCGGCGCGCTGGCCGCCGTGCACCAGGTGCGCCAGGTGCCGCACCGCGCCGAGCTGGCAGTCGCCGCCGTGGTGATCGTGGTGGTGCTGCTCGGTGACGTCCGCGACGCGATCGGCTTCTCCAGCTGCACGGTGCTGGTCTACTACGCGATCACCAACGCGGCGGCGCTCACGCTGGGCCGGGAGCGGGAGCGGAAACTACCGGTGCAGGTGCTCGCCGGCCTGGGACTGGTCGGCTGCCTGCTGCTCGCGGTCAACCTGCCGCTCAGCAGCGTCCTCGCCGGGTTCGGCGTGCTCGCCGCGGGCGTCGCCTGGTACGCGCTGCGCACCGCCCGCCGGTGA
- a CDS encoding ABC transporter permease translates to MTTAVADGWTMTRRNMIHVIRAPEELILYFSLPIMFVLVFGYVFGSGMQVSGGGNYREFLLPGVFVMTMLYGLGATATGVALDLSRGVVDRFRSMPMARSALMTGRSAADLLRALLEMSTLLVCGLLVGWQWRQGVGKALLAVGLLLLLRIAITWVGIYLALLVRNPDTVGVIVFPAAFPFTAISNVFVSPELMPSVIGTISEWNPLSATVAAIRELFGNPGLGGESWPAQHAMLLAVVWPVLLIATFAPLAVRRYRRLSR, encoded by the coding sequence ATGACGACTGCGGTGGCCGACGGCTGGACGATGACCCGGCGGAACATGATCCACGTGATCCGCGCACCGGAGGAGCTGATCCTCTACTTCTCGCTGCCGATCATGTTCGTGCTGGTCTTCGGGTACGTCTTCGGCAGCGGTATGCAGGTGTCGGGTGGGGGAAACTACCGCGAGTTCCTGCTGCCCGGGGTCTTCGTGATGACGATGCTGTACGGCCTCGGCGCCACCGCGACAGGCGTGGCGCTGGATCTCAGCCGGGGTGTCGTCGACCGGTTCCGCTCGATGCCGATGGCACGATCCGCCCTGATGACCGGTCGTAGTGCCGCCGACCTGCTCCGCGCCCTGCTGGAGATGTCCACCCTGCTGGTCTGCGGACTGCTCGTCGGCTGGCAGTGGCGGCAGGGTGTCGGCAAGGCGCTGCTCGCCGTCGGGCTCCTGCTGCTGCTCCGGATCGCGATCACCTGGGTCGGGATCTACCTGGCGCTGTTGGTCCGCAACCCGGACACGGTCGGTGTGATCGTCTTCCCGGCGGCGTTCCCGTTCACCGCGATCTCCAACGTCTTCGTCTCGCCCGAGCTGATGCCCTCGGTCATCGGCACGATCTCGGAGTGGAACCCGTTGTCGGCCACCGTCGCCGCGATCCGTGAACTGTTCGGCAACCCCGGTCTGGGTGGCGAGTCCTGGCCGGCACAACACGCGATGCTGTTGGCTGTGGTGTGGCCGGTGCTGCTGATCGCGACGTTCGCGCCGTTGGCGGTGCGCCGCTACCGGCGGCTGAGTCGCTGA